A region from the uncultured Macellibacteroides sp. genome encodes:
- a CDS encoding YciI family protein: protein MYIVSLTYKASLEAIDKELNNHIDYLKKQYAAGNFLASGRKIPRNGGVILAKAQSREELDEILKQDPFNQNNLADYEVIEFVPSMTSKELSYLLEQ, encoded by the coding sequence ATGTACATCGTATCATTAACTTACAAAGCTTCATTGGAGGCCATTGATAAAGAGCTAAATAATCATATCGATTACTTAAAGAAACAATATGCCGCCGGTAATTTTCTGGCATCGGGACGAAAAATTCCAAGAAACGGAGGCGTGATCCTTGCCAAAGCTCAAAGCAGGGAAGAGCTGGACGAAATTTTGAAACAAGACCCATTCAATCAAAACAACCTGGCCGACTACGAAGTGATAGAATTTGTGCCCTCGATGACCAGCAAAGAATTAAGCTATCTGTTAGAGCAATAA
- a CDS encoding RNA polymerase sigma-70 factor — MEEKNTNVLLKQIAAGDNDAFRLFYDRYYLQVYRFASYFVDSSLLIEEIVSDVFCIIWQRREKLSQIDFFERYLYTITKNKAFYYLRNESKITLTELDPLSARFADEEDPEYLVVDKELTVSLKEAVDDLPERCRLIFMMAREEGLKYKEIAEILSISEKTVNAQMVLAIKKLTKRLGDIILFIL; from the coding sequence ATGGAAGAAAAGAATACGAATGTTTTATTGAAACAGATTGCAGCAGGTGATAATGATGCGTTCAGGCTATTTTATGACCGTTATTATTTGCAGGTATATCGCTTTGCTTCCTATTTTGTGGATTCTTCTTTGTTGATAGAGGAGATAGTCTCCGATGTTTTCTGCATTATTTGGCAACGTAGGGAAAAGCTTTCCCAGATTGATTTCTTTGAACGGTATCTTTACACAATCACCAAAAATAAGGCCTTTTATTATCTTCGTAATGAGAGTAAAATAACCCTGACTGAGCTGGATCCTCTTTCTGCCCGGTTTGCGGATGAGGAAGATCCGGAATATTTGGTAGTCGACAAGGAATTGACGGTTTCGTTGAAAGAGGCTGTTGATGATTTGCCTGAACGATGCCGTTTGATTTTTATGATGGCGCGCGAAGAGGGTTTGAAATATAAAGAAATCGCAGAAATTCTATCCATATCCGAAAAAACCGTTAATGCGCAGATGGTGCTGGCTAT
- a CDS encoding erythromycin esterase family protein, producing MNKLVIILLLATYCVCGISANKTGDKGILDYGWNVQSKISYLQFRIDSTSNPLSIVLETFGEQKGSISCLVPFPKTNVSTVQIRIKYKTERCKELYLKVAGIGDCETVQAIDTLYITPNVDWCTLDTFVCANNPKLVSLSIEASGNSKEKRGMIWVNKLDLFVDGKNIYDYLPADYTEDICLKKEDVVPLNGETINSLPFMDKRILSIGESIHGTESMNNMAIEIIKNRIENKNCKLVLVEIPLEYSLYINRYIHGDQNFKLDSISSFFDITFFSHSFTSLIEWIKNYNLHSEQKVNFLGIDSNIISMKGQVDLFDFFFSLNTGRNNEELAKICNLLLGYKTPLEDIISLFNENNGFENMLDKSESELARYCLTKIYQNNTPFQNFIHRDTLMYENTELIMKSLLKANETVTIFSHWGHSNYLYGQEASDIEGYSFGYYMRNKYKDDYSCISLMAGSGRFVTSNSTVTNFKIASVQAPPTNSLEYHLDQLNLDTCYFSVDKLHCEDVLKCRMIGNADRNGQFRFIAPKIRMDGIIFFKQVSEIHKNEEVLKQNLNPSYIAIESYRIACIKNKTIEQKP from the coding sequence ATGAATAAACTAGTAATCATATTGCTGCTTGCAACGTATTGTGTATGTGGAATATCGGCTAATAAAACGGGCGATAAAGGTATATTGGATTATGGTTGGAACGTACAATCCAAAATTTCTTATCTCCAATTTAGAATAGACAGCACATCAAATCCGCTTTCAATCGTTTTAGAAACATTCGGTGAACAGAAAGGATCTATTAGCTGTTTGGTTCCTTTCCCAAAGACGAACGTGTCGACAGTTCAAATAAGAATAAAATATAAAACAGAGAGATGCAAAGAACTGTATTTGAAGGTGGCGGGTATTGGTGATTGTGAAACGGTACAAGCGATTGATACCCTCTATATTACTCCAAATGTTGATTGGTGTACATTAGATACGTTCGTCTGCGCGAATAATCCTAAATTAGTAAGCCTGAGCATTGAAGCAAGTGGAAATAGTAAAGAAAAAAGAGGAATGATTTGGGTTAATAAATTAGACTTATTTGTTGATGGAAAGAATATATACGACTATTTGCCGGCCGACTATACGGAGGATATTTGTTTGAAGAAAGAAGATGTTGTTCCTTTAAATGGGGAAACTATTAATAGTCTCCCTTTTATGGACAAAAGGATTCTCTCTATCGGCGAATCGATTCATGGTACCGAGTCGATGAACAACATGGCTATCGAGATCATTAAGAACCGAATTGAGAATAAGAATTGTAAGCTGGTTCTGGTGGAAATTCCTTTGGAGTATTCACTGTATATTAATCGATACATACACGGTGACCAGAACTTTAAATTGGATAGTATTTCTTCTTTTTTTGACATCACATTTTTTTCTCATTCTTTCACTTCTCTCATAGAATGGATTAAGAATTACAACCTGCATTCGGAGCAAAAAGTAAACTTTTTAGGTATTGATTCCAATATCATCTCAATGAAAGGGCAAGTTGATCTGTTTGATTTCTTTTTCTCCCTTAATACGGGCAGAAATAACGAAGAGTTGGCGAAGATCTGTAACCTGTTGCTTGGGTATAAAACACCGCTTGAAGATATAATCTCCTTGTTTAACGAAAACAATGGATTTGAAAACATGCTGGACAAAAGCGAATCGGAATTAGCGAGATATTGTCTGACAAAAATCTATCAAAACAATACTCCCTTTCAGAATTTTATCCATAGAGATACCTTAATGTATGAAAATACAGAGTTAATAATGAAGAGCTTGCTTAAAGCAAATGAAACAGTTACTATATTTAGTCATTGGGGCCACTCAAACTACTTATATGGCCAAGAAGCATCTGATATAGAGGGCTATTCTTTTGGATACTACATGAGAAACAAATACAAGGATGATTATTCATGTATTTCTTTGATGGCAGGATCTGGCCGTTTTGTTACTTCAAATAGTACAGTCACAAATTTTAAAATTGCATCGGTACAGGCTCCTCCCACTAACAGTCTGGAGTATCATTTAGATCAATTGAATCTTGATACCTGTTATTTTTCTGTGGATAAACTTCACTGCGAAGATGTTTTAAAATGCAGAATGATAGGAAATGCAGACCGAAATGGACAGTTTAGATTTATAGCGCCCAAAATAAGAATGGATGGTATTATATTCTTTAAACAGGTTTCTGAAATTCACAAGAATGAAGAAGTGCTAAAACAAAATCTGAATCCCAGTTATATTGCTATTGAATCTTACCGAATTGCTTGTATAAAAAATAAAACTATTGAACAAAAGCCATGA